From Paraburkholderia sabiae, a single genomic window includes:
- a CDS encoding DNA topoisomerase III, which yields MSKALIIAEKPSVANDIARALGGFTKHDEYFESDDFVLSSAVGHLLEIAAPEEYEVKRGKWSFANLPVIPPHFDLNPIAKSESRLKVLNKLIKRKDVDRLINACDAGREGELIFRLIAQHAKAKQPVQRLWLQSMTPAAIRDGFAQLRTDHDMQPLADAARCRSEADWLVGINGTRAMTAFNSKGGGFFLTTVGRVQTPTLSIVVEREEKIRRFIPRDYWEVKAEFVCAGGFYEGRWYDPKFKKDEFDPEKRDSRLWSLPAAETIVAACRGQTGTVTEESKPSTQLSPALFDLTSLQREANGRFGFSAKNTLGLAQALYEKHKVLTYPRTDARALPEDYLETVKHTMEMLKESNNYLPHAKQVLDKGWVKPNKRIFDNSKISDHFAIIPTLQAPKALSEPEQKLYDLVVKRFLAVFFPAAEYRVTTRITEVVGHHFKTEGKVLVEPGWLQVYGRETGGEDANLVPVQKDEKVKTDKIAAQQLVTKPPARYNEATLLSAMEGAGKLVEDDELREAMAAKGLGTPATRAAIIEGLLGEKYLVREGRELIPTAKAFQLMTLLRGLDVKELTAPELTGEWEYKLSQMERGKLPRDAFMQEIARMTQTIVKRAKEYDSDTIPGDYATLQTPCPNCGGQVKENYRRFACTKCEFSISKIPGGRQFEIEEVEELLQKKEIGPLSGFRSKMGRPFSAILKLSFDDETKNYKLEFDFGQDQGGEDGEAPDFSEQQPVGACPKCSGKVFEHGMSYVCENSVANPKTCDFRSGKVILQQEITREQMAKLLENGRTDLLTNFKSSRTGRNFKAFLVKQNDGKIGFEFEKKEPKEGAAKKTAAKSAAKAAPESEADEAANEAAPAKKTAVKTAAAKKAPAKKAAAKTTAAKSAARKTGS from the coding sequence ATGTCCAAAGCACTGATCATCGCCGAAAAGCCATCCGTCGCGAACGACATCGCGCGGGCTTTGGGCGGTTTTACCAAGCATGACGAGTACTTCGAAAGCGACGACTTCGTCCTTTCGTCGGCGGTCGGCCATCTGCTGGAGATCGCCGCGCCCGAGGAATATGAGGTCAAACGGGGCAAATGGAGTTTTGCCAATCTCCCCGTTATTCCGCCCCATTTCGACCTGAATCCGATCGCGAAAAGCGAATCGCGGCTGAAGGTGCTGAACAAGCTGATCAAGCGGAAAGACGTCGACCGTCTGATCAACGCATGTGACGCGGGGCGCGAGGGCGAGCTGATTTTCCGTCTGATCGCGCAACACGCAAAGGCTAAACAGCCGGTGCAGCGCCTGTGGCTGCAGTCGATGACGCCCGCCGCGATCCGCGACGGCTTCGCTCAACTGCGCACCGACCACGACATGCAGCCGCTCGCGGATGCCGCACGTTGCCGCTCGGAAGCGGACTGGCTCGTCGGCATCAACGGCACGCGTGCGATGACCGCGTTCAACAGCAAGGGCGGCGGCTTCTTCCTGACCACGGTCGGGCGCGTGCAGACACCGACGCTGTCGATCGTCGTCGAACGCGAAGAAAAGATTCGCCGCTTCATTCCGCGCGATTACTGGGAAGTGAAGGCGGAGTTCGTCTGCGCGGGCGGTTTTTACGAAGGCCGCTGGTACGACCCGAAGTTCAAGAAAGACGAGTTCGATCCGGAAAAGCGCGATTCGCGCCTTTGGAGCCTGCCGGCTGCGGAAACGATCGTCGCGGCCTGTCGCGGTCAGACGGGCACCGTGACGGAAGAATCGAAGCCATCGACGCAGTTGTCGCCCGCGCTGTTCGACCTCACGAGCTTGCAGCGTGAAGCCAACGGCCGTTTCGGCTTTTCGGCGAAGAACACGCTTGGCCTCGCTCAGGCGCTGTACGAAAAGCACAAGGTGCTGACCTATCCGCGTACCGACGCCCGCGCGCTGCCGGAAGACTACCTGGAAACGGTCAAGCACACGATGGAGATGCTCAAGGAGAGCAACAACTATCTGCCGCACGCAAAGCAGGTGCTCGACAAGGGCTGGGTGAAGCCGAACAAGCGCATCTTCGACAACTCGAAGATCAGCGACCACTTTGCAATCATCCCGACGCTGCAGGCTCCGAAGGCGCTGTCCGAGCCCGAGCAGAAGCTGTACGACCTCGTCGTGAAGCGCTTCCTCGCCGTGTTCTTCCCGGCTGCCGAGTACCGCGTGACCACGCGTATCACGGAAGTCGTCGGCCATCATTTCAAGACCGAAGGCAAGGTGCTCGTCGAGCCGGGCTGGCTGCAGGTCTATGGCCGCGAGACGGGCGGCGAAGACGCGAACCTCGTCCCGGTTCAGAAGGACGAGAAGGTCAAGACCGACAAGATCGCGGCGCAGCAACTCGTCACGAAGCCGCCCGCACGCTACAACGAAGCGACGCTGCTCTCGGCGATGGAAGGCGCGGGTAAGCTCGTCGAGGACGACGAACTGCGCGAAGCGATGGCCGCGAAGGGTCTGGGCACGCCAGCGACGCGCGCGGCCATCATCGAAGGTCTGCTCGGTGAAAAGTATCTGGTCCGCGAAGGACGCGAACTGATTCCGACCGCGAAGGCTTTCCAGCTGATGACGCTGCTGCGCGGCCTCGACGTGAAGGAACTCACCGCGCCGGAACTGACGGGCGAATGGGAATACAAGCTGTCGCAGATGGAACGCGGCAAGCTGCCGCGCGACGCGTTCATGCAGGAAATCGCCCGCATGACGCAGACCATCGTCAAGCGCGCGAAGGAATACGATTCCGACACGATTCCCGGCGATTACGCGACGCTGCAGACGCCTTGCCCCAATTGCGGCGGCCAGGTGAAGGAGAACTATCGGCGCTTCGCGTGCACGAAGTGCGAGTTCTCGATCTCGAAGATTCCGGGCGGCCGGCAGTTCGAAATCGAGGAAGTCGAAGAGTTGCTGCAGAAGAAGGAAATCGGTCCGCTGTCGGGTTTCCGCAGCAAGATGGGCCGTCCGTTCTCAGCGATTCTCAAGCTCTCGTTCGACGACGAAACGAAGAACTACAAGCTCGAGTTCGACTTCGGCCAGGATCAGGGCGGCGAAGACGGCGAGGCGCCGGACTTCTCCGAGCAGCAGCCCGTCGGCGCGTGTCCGAAGTGCAGCGGCAAGGTGTTCGAGCACGGCATGAGCTATGTCTGCGAAAACTCTGTCGCGAATCCGAAGACTTGCGACTTCCGTTCGGGCAAGGTGATCCTGCAGCAGGAAATCACGCGCGAACAGATGGCGAAGCTGCTCGAAAACGGACGCACCGACCTGCTGACGAACTTCAAGTCGTCGCGCACGGGCCGTAACTTCAAGGCGTTCCTCGTCAAGCAGAACGACGGCAAGATCGGCTTCGAGTTCGAGAAGAAGGAACCGAAGGAAGGCGCGGCGAAGAAGACGGCAGCGAAGTCCGCTGCAAAGGCAGCGCCTGAGTCGGAGGCCGACGAAGCGGCGAATGAAGCGGCGCCCGCGAAGAAGACCGCCGTGAAAACGGCTGCAGCCAAGAAGGCGCCTGCCAAAAAGGCCGCAGCGAAAACTACGGCTGCGAAATCCGCGGCTCGCAAGACGGGCTCGTAA
- a CDS encoding LysE family translocator → MFGITHFEFFVVAVFLLNVTPGPDTAYIVGRSVAQGRGAGLMSALGISAGCCVHSLACAFGLTALLAASATAFTVIKFVGAIYLVYLGVRLILTKPESGEAAGDARSTGAPKSLRQLFLQGFWTNVLNPKVVLFFVSFFPQFVSADSSNKTVAFLTLGVVFVVMSMAWNSFVAWIAGSVTRRFSGKPGVKKWLDRTVGSAFVGLGIRLASATR, encoded by the coding sequence ATGTTCGGCATCACCCATTTCGAGTTTTTCGTCGTCGCGGTCTTTCTGCTCAATGTCACGCCCGGACCCGACACCGCTTACATCGTCGGCCGCAGCGTCGCCCAAGGGCGCGGCGCGGGGCTGATGTCGGCGCTGGGCATATCGGCGGGATGCTGCGTGCACTCGCTCGCTTGCGCGTTCGGGCTGACGGCGCTGCTGGCCGCGTCGGCTACGGCGTTCACCGTGATCAAGTTCGTCGGCGCGATTTATCTGGTTTATCTCGGCGTGCGTCTCATCCTGACCAAGCCGGAATCCGGCGAAGCCGCGGGAGACGCGCGTTCGACGGGTGCGCCGAAATCCCTGCGCCAGCTTTTCCTGCAAGGCTTTTGGACCAACGTGCTGAATCCGAAGGTCGTGCTGTTCTTCGTGTCCTTCTTTCCGCAGTTCGTGTCCGCCGACAGCAGCAACAAGACGGTCGCGTTTCTGACGCTCGGCGTCGTGTTCGTCGTGATGAGCATGGCCTGGAACAGCTTCGTCGCGTGGATTGCTGGCAGCGTCACGCGCCGCTTCTCCGGCAAGCCGGGCGTGAAGAAATGGCTGGATCGCACGGTTGGCAGCGCGTTCGTTGGACTGGGCATCAGGCTCGCCTCCGCAACGCGGTGA
- a CDS encoding DUF4390 domain-containing protein — translation MIIKRFLPLRLMAALWIALAFWLTAAGPARAESIAVQRASLQSDGSGWSLDARFEFELNSNLEDAVNKGIPLYFTTDFELSRPRWYWFDEQPVSVSQSIRLSFQPLTREYRVSTGGLQLGFASLNEALAVIKHVTSWHVIDRSQVHTGETYNASVRMQLDIALMPKPFQIDAVNNRDWNLASDWKRFTFTVTERAK, via the coding sequence GTGATCATCAAACGCTTTCTTCCGCTGCGGCTCATGGCCGCGCTCTGGATTGCGCTGGCCTTCTGGCTGACGGCAGCCGGGCCGGCGCGCGCCGAATCGATCGCCGTGCAACGCGCGTCCCTGCAATCCGACGGCAGCGGCTGGAGCCTCGATGCGCGCTTCGAGTTCGAGCTGAACAGCAACCTCGAAGACGCCGTCAACAAAGGCATACCGCTTTACTTCACAACGGACTTCGAACTGAGCCGGCCACGCTGGTACTGGTTCGACGAACAGCCGGTGAGCGTATCGCAAAGCATTCGACTCTCGTTTCAGCCGCTCACGCGCGAGTACCGCGTGTCGACGGGCGGCTTGCAACTCGGTTTCGCTTCGTTGAACGAGGCGCTTGCCGTCATCAAGCATGTCACGTCGTGGCATGTGATCGATCGCAGCCAGGTTCATACGGGGGAGACGTACAACGCATCGGTACGCATGCAGCTGGATATCGCGTTGATGCCCAAGCCGTTCCAGATCGACGCGGTCAACAACCGCGACTGGAACCTTGCTTCCGACTGGAAGCGTTTTACCTTCACGGTGACCGAACGTGCTAAATAA
- a CDS encoding thioredoxin family protein, whose translation MPALNLDTDSKRIAELVSNSETLFVACLCAEWCGTCREYRAAFDALADRHPDICFAWVDIETHADRFDDLDVENFPTILIEDGVTTRFFGTVLPQASIVERMLIDLTAVPGIKGAPKMRPALLEA comes from the coding sequence ATGCCCGCGCTGAACCTGGACACCGACTCGAAACGGATCGCCGAGCTCGTCAGCAATAGCGAGACGCTTTTCGTTGCGTGTCTGTGCGCGGAATGGTGCGGAACCTGCCGCGAATACCGCGCCGCGTTCGATGCGCTGGCGGACCGACATCCTGACATCTGCTTCGCGTGGGTCGATATCGAGACGCACGCAGATCGCTTCGACGATCTTGATGTTGAGAATTTCCCCACCATTCTTATAGAAGACGGCGTTACCACGCGCTTCTTCGGAACGGTTCTGCCGCAAGCGTCGATCGTCGAACGGATGTTGATCGATCTGACGGCCGTGCCCGGCATCAAAGGGGCGCCAAAAATGCGGCCGGCGCTGCTCGAAGCCTGA
- the def gene encoding peptide deformylase, which produces MALLNILNYPDKRLHKVAKPVEKVDDRIRKLVADMAETMYAAPGVGLAATQVDVHERVIVIDVSDTHEELRAFINPEIIWSSDERKIHEEGCLSVPGIYDNVERAEKVRVRALNEKGETYELDCDGLLAVCIQHEMDHLMGKVFVEYLSPLKQTRIKSKMKKLAHAM; this is translated from the coding sequence ATGGCTTTACTCAACATCCTCAATTACCCGGACAAACGGCTGCACAAGGTCGCGAAGCCGGTCGAGAAGGTCGATGACCGTATCCGCAAGCTCGTCGCCGACATGGCCGAGACGATGTACGCGGCGCCCGGCGTTGGCCTCGCGGCGACTCAGGTCGACGTGCACGAACGCGTGATCGTGATCGACGTGTCCGATACGCACGAAGAACTGCGCGCGTTCATCAACCCGGAAATCATCTGGTCGAGCGACGAGCGGAAGATCCACGAGGAAGGCTGCCTTTCGGTACCGGGCATCTACGACAACGTCGAGCGTGCCGAGAAGGTGCGCGTCCGCGCGCTGAACGAGAAGGGCGAAACCTACGAACTGGATTGCGACGGGCTGCTCGCCGTCTGCATCCAGCACGAAATGGATCACCTGATGGGCAAGGTGTTCGTCGAATATCTGTCGCCGCTCAAGCAGACGCGCATCAAGAGCAAGATGAAAAAGCTCGCGCACGCGATGTGA
- the rsmB gene encoding 16S rRNA (cytosine(967)-C(5))-methyltransferase RsmB: MTRKPSQRPASPPRSRDTRLPTLHLAPESLGFALDCAAQAVGAVRQGAALPAALHAIFVSLPENLATASRGAVQDIAYRTMRRLGTAEWLVAKLVRKAPPPHIAHVLACAFALLIDEESNAAYSPFTVVDQAVNAIGARREYAFAKGLTNAVLRNFLRERDALLAEAQNDAVAHWNYPVWWIDAVRKAWPDAWQDMLAAGNSQGPLTLRVNARHSTVDAYLQTLREHQISATQAGQHAVRLDTPMPVDRIPGFSEGVVSVQDAGAQLAAQWLGVQDGMRVLDACAAPGGKTGHLLELADIDLIALESDATRARRIGENLQRLGLSAHVRVGDAGSPEQWHDAADPPFDRILADVPCSASGIVRRHPDIRWLRRASDIPALVEEQRRILEALWPLVKPGGELLYVTCSIFPEEGELQAQWFGNRHADAVRLDAPGQLLPAVARAPADVSAGSRAGQSTGSSLDHDGFFYARFQKR, translated from the coding sequence ATGACCCGAAAGCCTTCTCAGCGTCCTGCCTCGCCGCCGCGTTCGCGCGATACCCGTCTGCCGACGCTGCATCTCGCACCCGAATCGCTCGGCTTCGCGCTCGATTGCGCAGCTCAGGCCGTCGGCGCGGTGCGTCAGGGTGCGGCGCTGCCCGCTGCTTTGCATGCGATCTTCGTGTCGTTGCCGGAAAACCTCGCGACGGCGTCGCGTGGCGCCGTGCAGGACATCGCGTACCGGACGATGCGCCGGCTCGGCACGGCCGAATGGCTCGTCGCGAAACTCGTGCGCAAGGCGCCGCCGCCGCATATCGCGCATGTGCTGGCCTGTGCGTTTGCCCTGCTGATCGATGAAGAGAGCAACGCTGCGTACTCGCCCTTCACGGTGGTCGATCAGGCGGTGAACGCGATCGGCGCGCGGCGCGAGTACGCCTTTGCCAAAGGCTTGACGAACGCGGTGCTGCGCAACTTCCTGCGCGAGCGCGATGCCTTGCTTGCCGAAGCGCAGAACGACGCCGTCGCTCACTGGAATTACCCCGTCTGGTGGATCGACGCTGTTCGCAAGGCATGGCCCGACGCATGGCAAGACATGCTCGCAGCGGGCAACAGCCAGGGTCCGCTGACACTGCGAGTGAACGCACGCCATTCGACCGTCGACGCCTATCTGCAAACGTTGCGTGAGCATCAGATTTCCGCGACGCAAGCGGGCCAGCATGCCGTGCGTCTCGATACGCCGATGCCGGTGGATCGCATTCCCGGCTTCAGCGAAGGCGTCGTGTCCGTGCAGGACGCGGGCGCACAACTCGCCGCGCAGTGGCTCGGCGTGCAGGACGGCATGCGCGTGCTGGATGCGTGCGCGGCGCCTGGCGGCAAGACGGGTCATCTGCTCGAACTCGCGGATATCGACTTGATCGCGCTCGAAAGCGACGCGACGCGCGCGCGCCGGATCGGAGAAAACCTGCAGCGTCTGGGCTTGAGCGCGCATGTGCGCGTCGGCGATGCGGGCAGCCCGGAGCAATGGCACGACGCCGCCGACCCGCCTTTCGATCGCATTCTCGCCGACGTGCCTTGTTCCGCGTCGGGCATCGTGCGGCGTCATCCGGATATTCGCTGGCTGCGTCGCGCGTCGGACATTCCTGCGCTCGTCGAAGAACAGCGACGCATTCTCGAAGCGCTATGGCCGCTCGTCAAACCGGGCGGCGAGTTGCTGTACGTTACGTGTTCGATCTTTCCGGAAGAAGGCGAGTTGCAGGCTCAGTGGTTTGGAAACCGACACGCGGATGCGGTACGATTGGACGCGCCGGGGCAACTGCTCCCAGCAGTCGCCCGCGCGCCCGCCGATGTATCGGCTGGTTCCCGCGCCGGACAAAGCACTGGTTCGAGCTTAGACCACGACGGATTCTTCTACGCGCGCTTTCAGAAACGGTGA
- the htpX gene encoding zinc metalloprotease HtpX encodes MFNWVKTAMLMAAITALFIVIGGMIGGRSGMMLALLVALGMNFFSYWFSDKMVLRMYNAQEVDETSAPQFYRMVRELSTRANLPMPRVYLIDEDQPNAFATGRNPEHAAVAATTGILRVLSEREMRGVMAHELAHVKHRDILISTISATMAGAISAIANFAMFFGGRDENGRPANPIAGIAVALLAPIAGALIQMAISRAREFEADRGGAQISGDPQALASALDKIHRYANGIPFPTAEAHPATAQMMIMNPLAGGGIANLFSTHPATEERIARLMEMARTGRFE; translated from the coding sequence ATGTTCAACTGGGTGAAAACCGCGATGCTGATGGCCGCGATCACGGCACTCTTCATCGTGATCGGCGGCATGATCGGTGGACGGAGCGGCATGATGCTCGCGCTGCTGGTCGCGCTCGGGATGAATTTCTTCTCGTACTGGTTCTCCGACAAGATGGTTCTGCGCATGTACAACGCGCAGGAAGTCGACGAGACGAGTGCGCCGCAGTTCTACCGGATGGTCCGCGAACTGTCCACGCGCGCGAATCTGCCCATGCCGCGCGTCTATCTGATTGACGAAGACCAGCCGAATGCGTTCGCAACGGGGCGCAATCCCGAACACGCGGCTGTCGCGGCGACGACGGGCATTCTGCGCGTGCTGTCCGAGCGCGAAATGCGCGGCGTGATGGCGCATGAGCTGGCGCACGTGAAGCACCGCGACATCCTGATCTCGACGATTTCGGCGACGATGGCGGGCGCAATTTCGGCAATCGCGAACTTCGCGATGTTCTTCGGCGGCCGCGACGAGAATGGCCGTCCGGCGAATCCGATTGCGGGCATCGCCGTCGCGCTGCTTGCGCCGATCGCGGGCGCGCTGATCCAGATGGCGATTTCGCGTGCGCGTGAGTTCGAAGCGGACCGCGGCGGCGCGCAGATTTCGGGCGATCCGCAGGCGCTCGCCTCGGCACTGGACAAGATCCATCGCTACGCGAACGGCATCCCGTTCCCGACGGCCGAGGCGCATCCCGCCACGGCGCAGATGATGATCATGAATCCGCTCGCAGGCGGCGGCATCGCGAACCTGTTCTCGACGCACCCGGCCACTGAGGAACGCATTGCGCGTCTGATGGAAATGGCGCGTACGGGGCGCTTCGAATAA
- the fmt gene encoding methionyl-tRNA formyltransferase, which produces MSHTLRVIFAGTPEFAAAALAAIHEAGFPVPLVLTQPDRPAGRGMKLQASPVKRYAQDHGIEVAQPPSLRRNGKFPAEATAAIDQLRATPHDVMVVAAYGLLLPQEVLDIAPHGCINIHASLLPRWRGAAPIHRAIEAGDAETGITLMQMDAGLDTGAMISEARTPIAGTDTTATLHDRLAEAGAKLIVDALIELERSGKLASTPQPAEGATYAEKIGKHQAALDWRRPAAELARQVRAFDPFPGGAATLDGAVLKIWSAAAIDAPSKAEPGTIVDVSPEGVVVACGEGALRITQLQKPGGKRLPVRDFLAGSTLAAGQRFELAQPQ; this is translated from the coding sequence ATGAGTCATACGTTGCGCGTTATTTTTGCCGGTACGCCGGAGTTCGCCGCCGCGGCGCTTGCCGCGATCCATGAGGCGGGCTTCCCGGTGCCGCTCGTGCTTACCCAGCCGGACCGCCCGGCAGGCCGGGGCATGAAGCTGCAGGCAAGCCCCGTCAAGCGTTATGCACAGGACCATGGGATCGAGGTCGCGCAGCCTCCTTCGTTGCGCCGTAACGGCAAGTTTCCGGCGGAAGCCACGGCTGCCATCGATCAGTTGCGCGCCACGCCGCACGACGTGATGGTGGTCGCCGCCTACGGCCTGCTGCTGCCGCAGGAAGTGCTCGACATCGCGCCGCACGGCTGCATCAACATTCACGCGTCGCTGCTGCCGCGCTGGCGCGGCGCCGCGCCCATTCATCGCGCAATCGAAGCCGGCGACGCCGAGACGGGCATCACGCTGATGCAGATGGACGCGGGCCTCGACACTGGCGCGATGATTTCAGAGGCCCGCACGCCAATCGCGGGCACCGATACGACGGCGACGCTTCACGACCGTCTCGCCGAAGCGGGCGCGAAGCTGATCGTCGACGCGCTGATCGAACTCGAACGCAGCGGCAAGCTCGCGTCGACTCCGCAGCCTGCCGAGGGCGCGACGTACGCCGAAAAGATCGGCAAGCACCAAGCGGCGCTCGACTGGCGACGGCCGGCAGCGGAACTGGCGCGCCAGGTTCGCGCGTTCGACCCGTTTCCCGGCGGCGCCGCGACGCTCGACGGCGCTGTGCTCAAGATCTGGTCCGCTGCCGCGATCGATGCTCCGAGCAAGGCCGAACCGGGCACGATCGTCGATGTCTCGCCCGAAGGCGTAGTCGTGGCGTGCGGCGAAGGCGCGTTGCGTATCACGCAACTCCAGAAGCCCGGCGGCAAGCGCCTGCCCGTGCGCGATTTTCTGGCCGGCTCGACCCTCGCTGCAGGCCAGCGTTTCGAACTCGCGCAGCCACAATAA
- the dprA gene encoding DNA-processing protein DprA, whose protein sequence is MQPLPLTDSELTAWLRLAAAPGLNPAALRRLLSVFGLPEAVLLQTFAALAEATDEAIARAALAPPSADFPAQLDAVRAWRALPGNALVTLDDPVYPPSLLTMPDPPPLLYVKGRIELLHARSVAVVGSRSATPQGLEDASRFARAFSDAGVTVVSGLAAGVDGAAHRGALQARGSTVAVIGTGADVVYPASHHALAHQIADHGAILSEWPLGTPARSANFPQRNRLIAGIVRGVLIVEAAMRSGSLITARLANEMGRDVFAIPGSIHAPLARGCHRMIKQGAKLVETPEDVLEELGFAAPPPEPAPAPKLRVVPQPLRTDTGSRAEAPPGSTADARRLLDALGHSPATLEILAERTDMDDTLLQSTLLRLELAGELCALPGGRYVRAVRSA, encoded by the coding sequence ATGCAGCCCCTTCCCCTGACAGACTCAGAACTCACCGCCTGGTTGCGGCTTGCCGCGGCGCCCGGCCTGAATCCGGCCGCCCTGCGCCGCCTCCTGTCGGTCTTCGGCCTGCCTGAAGCGGTGCTGTTGCAGACTTTCGCAGCACTCGCCGAGGCCACCGACGAAGCCATAGCCCGCGCCGCGCTCGCGCCGCCGTCGGCGGACTTTCCCGCACAACTCGACGCAGTGCGCGCCTGGCGCGCGCTGCCGGGCAATGCGCTGGTCACGCTCGACGATCCTGTCTATCCGCCTTCGTTGCTGACCATGCCCGATCCGCCGCCGCTGCTATATGTAAAAGGCCGGATCGAGTTGCTGCATGCGCGCAGTGTCGCGGTAGTCGGCAGCCGCAGTGCGACGCCGCAGGGACTCGAAGACGCGTCGCGCTTCGCACGCGCCTTCTCGGACGCCGGCGTGACTGTGGTGTCGGGGCTCGCGGCGGGGGTCGATGGCGCGGCGCATCGCGGGGCGCTTCAGGCGCGCGGCAGCACGGTCGCCGTGATCGGCACAGGCGCGGACGTCGTCTACCCGGCCTCTCATCACGCGCTCGCACACCAGATTGCCGACCACGGCGCGATCCTATCGGAATGGCCGCTCGGTACGCCGGCACGGTCGGCGAATTTCCCTCAGCGCAACCGGCTGATCGCGGGGATCGTGCGCGGCGTACTGATCGTCGAGGCGGCGATGCGCTCTGGCTCGCTGATCACAGCGCGTCTCGCCAATGAAATGGGCCGCGACGTCTTTGCGATTCCCGGTTCGATCCACGCGCCGCTGGCGCGCGGCTGTCACCGGATGATCAAGCAGGGCGCGAAACTCGTCGAAACGCCCGAAGACGTGCTCGAAGAACTGGGATTCGCCGCGCCGCCGCCAGAGCCGGCGCCCGCGCCGAAGCTGCGAGTCGTTCCACAGCCGCTTCGAACGGATACCGGTTCGCGGGCGGAAGCTCCCCCGGGTTCGACGGCCGATGCGAGACGCCTGCTCGACGCACTCGGTCATTCGCCCGCCACGCTTGAAATCCTCGCCGAACGCACCGACATGGACGACACCCTGCTGCAAAGCACGCTGCTGCGGCTCGAACTGGCTGGCGAACTCTGTGCGCTACCCGGCGGCCGGTACGTTCGCGCGGTGCGCAGCGCCTGA